The Salvia miltiorrhiza cultivar Shanhuang (shh) chromosome 1, IMPLAD_Smil_shh, whole genome shotgun sequence genome has a window encoding:
- the LOC131008500 gene encoding uncharacterized protein LOC131008500: MGGSDNFSLFVHHGGEFREVQGFDAYGGGKKVGFHDLDVDKFGFFDLKDLVESLGYSGWAKLVHVKPKSYVFRVIKTDKEVMDMLGFLTDVNRVVSVFVEGEIRKSDVGAVDEGDAGAVDQGDAGEGEDDQGDDGEDAEGDVGEGEDDQGDAGEGEDAEEGTYEPSLKDLLSNLPTIDLSGGDWVLERYDGGLTTDSEEEYLPSNAEESDDADDDNREGLDDDNREGLEDEGYVAVKKKQRERMGTSAIAWGVVSVENEVNWSWFVKHLVDDLEIGSGENYTFISDQQKGLMNVVRNYAPRAEHRNCARHIYMNWKKDNKGATLKIIFWKAVRATTEQQYKKVLEEMKAESVGAY, translated from the exons ATGGGTGGAAG TGATAACTTCTCACTATTCGTTCATCATGGTGGAGAGTTCCGTGAAGTTCAGGGCTTTGATGCTTATGGTGGGGGTAAAAAGGTAGGGTTTCATGACCTTGATGTAGATAAGTTTGGTTTTTTTGATTTGAAGGATTTAGTGGAGAGTTTGGGTTATTCTGGATGGGCTAAGTTAGTCCATGTCAAACCTAAATCATATGTATTTAGGGTAATCAAAACCGATAAAGAGGTGATGGATATGTTGGGTTTCCTTACAGATGTTAATAGAGTTGTTAGCGTTTTTGTGGAGGGGGAGATTAGGAAGAGTGATGTTGGGGCAGTTGATGAGGGTGATGCTGGGGCAGTTGATCAGGGAGATGCTGGGGAAGGGGAAGATGATCAGGGAGATGATGGGGAAGATGCTGAGGGAGATGTTGGGGAAGGGGAAGATGATCAGGGAGATGCTGGGGAAGGGGAAGATGCTGAAGAGGGGACATATGAGCCTTCTCTTAAGGACTTATTGTCAAACTTGCCTACTATAGATTTAAGTGGAGGGGATTGGGTGCTTGAAAGGTATGATGGAGGATTAACAACTGACTCAGAGGAAGAGTATCTGCCCTCTAATGCTGAAGAAAGTGATGATGCAGATGATGATAACAGGGagggtttagatgatgataACAGGGAGGGTTTAGAGGATGAAGGCTATGTGGCTGTTAAGAAAAAGCAGAGGGAAAG GATGGGAACATCTGCAATAGCATGGGGAGTGGTCAGTGTTGAGAACGAGGTGAATTGGAGTTGGTTTGTCAAGCATCTGGTAGATGATCTCGAGATCGGCAGTGGTGAAAACTACACCTTCATCAGTGATCAACAGAAA GGGCTGATGAATGTTGTGAGAAATTATGCTCCAAGGGCAGAGCATCGGAATTGTGCCCGCCACATCTACATGAATTGGAAGAAAGACAATAAAGGAGCAACTTTGAAGATAATATTTTggaaggctgtcagagctacaACCGAACAACAATACAAGAAGGTGCTTGAGGAGATGAAGGCTGAGAGTGTTGGAGCTTACTAG